CAGAGTGAAGCTGATTGATGTGAAGGGATTAAACGGATTCGGAGTGTTCTGCTCCACTGCGAAGGCAGGGGGAAAAGCTACCTTCACTGCGGTTCTGGAAGAGATCAAACCGCTGACTGAGTCTTGCGCAATAAACCAGAATCCGGTTGGGATAGCGGAAGCGGCGCCGGTCTGAGAAGTATATATCCCGTCATAGGGAGATCCATAATCGATAATATCGGTCCCATATTTCTGACTGGCGGTTTCAGCGGCGTAAGCTTTGTAGGCAACGCCGGTGCCGTCCGGTGCATACAAACCAAAGGATAGAGCGCCCATATCGTAACACGGGAAGATCACAAAACCCTGATCGTCCATGGAAGTGGTATACTTGTAGGGACCGACTTTTTCGTCGTTGCATACCCAGGGTTTCTTGGAGGTGGGTTCCCAGTTACGGTCTCCGATATAGTCGCCGTTACGGTTTATCCATAGCACAGCATCATCGGTGGTATCGGCGTACGGGTTCATCAGGGAGTTGATGCAGGTAGTATGGCAGCCCAGGGCAATGAGCCCATTTCGATAGGATATTTCGGTAGGTCCGCCGCTGTACTGGCCGCCAACATTCGGGTCGCCTTCAGTCGGATTGACCCACCATTTGGAGATGTCGAACTTTTTAACATCAGAACCATCCAAAGCTTCAATAACGATAAGCTGTGATCCCCTGCCGACGCCGGAAATATCGGCGTTCACCAGGAACAGATAGTCTTTCAGGTCGCTGACCACCCCGGGACCGAAATTCCAGCCGCTCGGCCATGCGCCGGAATAGGCGTATTCTCCGTTACTACCCCAATTGGCATCAAGAAATGCAGCGCCATTGGGAACCCAGGTGAATTTTCTGGTAATCTTAAGACCTGCCCATTTGAGAGTATCATGGAAGAATTTTGTCTGATCGTTCGGCAGGAACGCCAGGCCGCCTACATCACCATATCCCAGATCATTGCAGGTTTCCAGAAGAGTGGCGTCATCCGGATCGTTTCCGACAACCCACCTTTTAAGGGTATGGATAAAAGCCGTGGTAGAAGTCCCACGGTTACTGTCGCTCATATACAAAACCGGCCTGGTCTGCGCCTGCCCGCGGGAATCCTTTTCAAGAACGGTTCTATATCCCCATGGGTTGGGAGTTAAATACTGGGTCATTTTGATCTTGGGGCTTTTATAGTCATATCCGAACATGTAATAGGTATAATCTCCGGAAGGAACGAGGGCGCCGTCTTTGTCCCTGCCGTTCCAGGTAATGGTATTTGAACCTAAGCCCATGAAATTGGACGGAGTCATGAAAACGCAGGTATCGATTTTGTTTACATAGTGCCAGCCAAGATAACCGTTCATGACTTTGGAAATATTTGGTCCCTTATCCCTGGTTAGAATCAGGAAACTGACATCCGCCGGTGTTCCTGTAACCATCACCGGTATATTTAATGTTGAACCGTCAAATTCGTACTGAATGACGGGACTTACGGTCAGCTTCAAAACCGTCGGCTGGAAGGGCACTGGGAAAGCAGACGCTGCTGCAACAGAGAATAATACTACAGAAAAAACTATTTTCCTCATGAGATACTTTCGCAGACATATGCATTGACGGTAATAAAATCCTGCCGGTTGTCACTGCGCCGGTTCGTAGGCGGCTGAGACGTCCGAGATTAGCGTCTTACCCAGCTTGGCCGCTCCCTCGGGGTAGTAGCTGGCAGTGGTCTGGTGGGAAATTGCTCTGGCCCCGCCCACTTTAATCTTCCCGGTCCACAGCACGTTGTTCTCCCTGAGCAGGCAGCCCTCGACCCTGTAGACATAAACCCCTGCGGGTACCGGCTTGCCCGCCGCGTCCTTCAAATCCCACACCACGGACAGCTTTCCTGACTGGGGTGTGGCGCTGCTCATGGCGTCGACATCCTCTTTCGGGAGGTTCTTTACGTCCGCCGCCTTGACCCAGGTAACAAGGGACTGCTGCCGTGCCTTCCACCCCTGCCTGCGGGCCGTATAGTTTGTCACGAAGAGCGTCCTTATATACTTGCCGGCCTCGTCCTCTATCCATACTGCGAACTGGTTGCTTGCGCTTCCGCTGATCCGGGTCAGCGTGTAGTTGACAGTCACCTTGCCCGTGGCCGCCGCTTTGATTTTAACAGCCGCAGTACAACCAAGAACCAGGATAAGGCACAAGGCCGCGAAAGTCGCCTTTCGCAGCAACCGCACACCATTCCACAAATAATTAAACATTCGCCACCCTCGTTTTGTAAGGAGTACATTGGTATGAAAAAACACATCCCTCTATTCCAGTTGTCAAGATTATATTACTACTTCCTAATTCTTCAAGCAAGTATTTTTTACCCATAAAGAGATTTAACCTTGATCGGGTGTTTTTTTTCTACCATATTATCCTTTTTTATATGTATATTATACTATATTTATCAAGAACCGGGAACTAAATCAATAATAGTTATGTGAGAAGCAAATGACTATCAGAGCCTATGCAGAGGCAGATCATGGGATACTGAACGAGATCACCGCGGTGTGCTATAACGGTGTCTCGATAGATCAGAATATCGAGAAGCTCTTCGGCCGCATTGCAGGAAAAGACTGGACTTGCCGCAAGCAACGGCAGTTAGACGAGGACATCAGCGCTCATCCCGACGGCATCTTCGTTGCGGAGATTGACCACAGAGTCGTCGGATATATCAGCACACGCATCGACCACGCGACAAAGATAGGCCGTATTCTGAACTTTGCGGTTCTGCCTGCCCAACAGAAAAGGGGGATCGGCAAGGCATTGATGGATCGTGCCATTGCGCATCTCAAGAGCGAAGGCATGGAATATGTCCGAATCGAAACACTTGATCAGAACGCGGCGGGCAAACATTTCTATCCCAAGCTTGGCTTCAGTGAAGTGGCAAGACAGATACATTATATTAGAAGAACAGATAGCACATAACCAGAGACGGACGGCGGCAAATCCGTTCTTGCCGCGGAGTTGAAATTGCGGCCTGACCAGCGTGTGCTCTTCGACCAGACAATAGGGTATCCGATGAACGGTTAGACGAAAGCTGATAATGCCGATGCTCTACTCTCAGGCAATAGGAGGGAATCCATTCCGCTGACACGGAATATATAGATGCCGAAACAAGTTCGGCATGACACGTGTCATCCTGAACTCGTTGCCGCTTCGCGGGAACGATAAAACCGTTTCAGGATCTAAGCAACATGCGCCCTCTCCTTCACGCTCTTTTCAACGATCGAGCGGAGTTCCTTACGGATGTGATCGGACAGCGGTTCAGGAGTATGATTTTTGAGGATGGAAAGGGTCTTCTCCCGTATTCGATCCCCCATGCTCTTTTTCCCTTCATGCACCCACTGG
This Candidatus Latescibacter sp. DNA region includes the following protein-coding sequences:
- a CDS encoding FlgD immunoglobulin-like domain containing protein, whose protein sequence is MRKIVFSVVLFSVAAASAFPVPFQPTVLKLTVSPVIQYEFDGSTLNIPVMVTGTPADVSFLILTRDKGPNISKVMNGYLGWHYVNKIDTCVFMTPSNFMGLGSNTITWNGRDKDGALVPSGDYTYYMFGYDYKSPKIKMTQYLTPNPWGYRTVLEKDSRGQAQTRPVLYMSDSNRGTSTTAFIHTLKRWVVGNDPDDATLLETCNDLGYGDVGGLAFLPNDQTKFFHDTLKWAGLKITRKFTWVPNGAAFLDANWGSNGEYAYSGAWPSGWNFGPGVVSDLKDYLFLVNADISGVGRGSQLIVIEALDGSDVKKFDISKWWVNPTEGDPNVGGQYSGGPTEISYRNGLIALGCHTTCINSLMNPYADTTDDAVLWINRNGDYIGDRNWEPTSKKPWVCNDEKVGPYKYTTSMDDQGFVIFPCYDMGALSFGLYAPDGTGVAYKAYAAETASQKYGTDIIDYGSPYDGIYTSQTGAASAIPTGFWFIAQDSVSGLISSRTAVKVAFPPAFAVEQNTPNPFNPFTSISFTLVNAGKVTVDIYNAAGQKVDNVVNTVLSAGSHSVTWNASRFSAGAYFYTVKCGGFSKTMKMILLK
- a CDS encoding DUF2271 domain-containing protein; this encodes MCLILVLGCTAAVKIKAAATGKVTVNYTLTRISGSASNQFAVWIEDEAGKYIRTLFVTNYTARRQGWKARQQSLVTWVKAADVKNLPKEDVDAMSSATPQSGKLSVVWDLKDAAGKPVPAGVYVYRVEGCLLRENNVLWTGKIKVGGARAISHQTTASYYPEGAAKLGKTLISDVSAAYEPAQ
- a CDS encoding GNAT family N-acetyltransferase codes for the protein MTIRAYAEADHGILNEITAVCYNGVSIDQNIEKLFGRIAGKDWTCRKQRQLDEDISAHPDGIFVAEIDHRVVGYISTRIDHATKIGRILNFAVLPAQQKRGIGKALMDRAIAHLKSEGMEYVRIETLDQNAAGKHFYPKLGFSEVARQIHYIRRTDST